In Bacteroidales bacterium, the following proteins share a genomic window:
- a CDS encoding 4Fe-4S dicluster domain-containing protein, with product MTNNNSFERRKFLKLSLTAVLGGLTGKLAGSPWQESSSIIEEAAKKVGKLPRRKLGYSQRDISVLIGTGDMAQMPMEAGILCGMNYWHKANRWMKSGAPEAIIKNRDAHYCQVTVDRVGGNHYSGHFDEEEHYRYVKEALERTGLRYFDDMQLHFGYHNTEELKKDRSFVRAFERLKKEGLVKHLCLSQHSYDGSSRVENGESAAKILTAVVEDGIYEHAQFMYSYGDDPEMDKFIEFARRRNFGTIAMKTARGIGRMRQDQTFMDKLPNGTAPHNALVRWLTTQTMLDAAVVRVRNLEEFVETYSGAGKDLRAQETRALEMMAAEADRSACRMCGKCQFHCPQHIPIADILRFERYAMDDYDWNKASGLYAELPVKGDMCINCRNCVQACPLNLQIPEKLSRDHILLST from the coding sequence ATGACAAACAACAATTCATTTGAAAGAAGGAAATTTTTAAAATTGTCCTTAACGGCTGTTTTGGGAGGCCTGACAGGCAAACTGGCAGGTAGTCCATGGCAGGAGAGCTCCTCAATAATTGAAGAAGCTGCAAAAAAAGTAGGGAAACTGCCACGCCGTAAACTGGGATATAGCCAGAGAGACATATCTGTCTTGATTGGGACGGGAGATATGGCCCAGATGCCTATGGAAGCCGGTATCCTGTGTGGGATGAATTACTGGCATAAGGCCAATCGATGGATGAAGAGCGGTGCGCCCGAGGCCATTATTAAAAACAGGGATGCTCACTATTGTCAGGTTACAGTCGATCGCGTGGGAGGGAATCATTATTCCGGGCATTTCGATGAAGAGGAACACTACAGGTATGTCAAAGAAGCTTTGGAAAGAACCGGTCTTCGCTACTTTGATGACATGCAGCTACATTTTGGTTATCACAATACAGAAGAACTTAAGAAGGACAGGAGTTTTGTACGTGCTTTTGAGCGGTTGAAAAAGGAAGGACTTGTAAAACACCTGTGCCTTTCACAGCACAGCTATGATGGAAGTTCCAGGGTGGAAAACGGAGAGAGTGCAGCAAAGATACTAACAGCCGTAGTTGAGGACGGCATTTATGAACATGCTCAGTTTATGTATTCCTATGGAGATGACCCTGAGATGGACAAGTTTATAGAGTTTGCCCGGAGAAGAAATTTCGGCACCATTGCCATGAAAACTGCGCGGGGAATTGGGCGTATGAGGCAGGATCAGACATTCATGGACAAGCTTCCGAACGGAACGGCACCACATAATGCTTTGGTACGTTGGCTTACAACTCAAACAATGCTTGATGCAGCAGTGGTTCGTGTTAGAAATCTGGAAGAATTTGTGGAAACCTATTCAGGTGCCGGGAAAGACTTACGCGCTCAGGAAACTCGTGCATTAGAGATGATGGCTGCCGAAGCCGACAGGTCTGCTTGCCGTATGTGCGGAAAATGTCAGTTCCATTGTCCCCAACATATACCCATAGCTGACATTCTGCGTTTCGAAAGATATGCCATGGACGATTACGACTGGAATAAGGCAAGCGGCCTTTACGCTGAACTACCGGTAAAGGGAGATATGTGTATCAATTGCCGCAACTGTGTACAGGCCTGTCCGCTAAATCTGCAGATCCCCGAGAAACTCTCAAGAGATCATATTCTTCTGAGTACTTAG
- a CDS encoding PAS domain S-box protein encodes MRVSSFKLTFLAYNKKPINSGFSMNTDLSHIIFNRIHTAFVHYKLIFDENGQVIDLEIIEANPAYKELTGLQQSYIEGERASRLACGLTEEEMKDLLNVYEDVALNGKHKTFEYYFDFLAAWFKMEVFSPGKDHIIISYTRLKEDNGATSRDATDQSYSHSYLRTKWLNDISRNVLAGWSASGIIDYTVKLLSNYFPEYRIAYNTINKQGELTVVATSQPKTMPDITGLTADLKQAPKYLEKLKYDEPVIIHKVKNSVLVEPIKEALEEGKTRAILDVPLVHSDHLTGLLCFDAPFPHNWARHEIDTLKEISDYLTLVLRNEQTWQALKENEQYQRAMVEASPLAIISLSPEGYVRSWNKAAGRIFGWNAGEVMGRKLPIVPEDKEHEFADLRKKVMQGNAFSGKELKRITKDGHPIDISVSTAPMYDAEGYITGIMSVIEDITERKKDEHRLYLLNNLYHILNELNQNVRHMREPQELFEVLCRNLLEHGGYEGAWIGMTDHTRNRLKVVAREGIWDSKHSPDDLELNQSGAEKNAAVRAILSGSYIISNQQELHRAEGKSAQELNGSGCRSAVSFPISVSGKRRGVLNISSSRNDFYDEEIKLLAELAIDLSYILESIEREEALRKSEAKFKTLFASAADAIFIHDLNGRFLEVNQAACDRLGYTREELLRLRPGDIDDPEYAAKFPERMEKLKQNGHLFVESVHLTRNGASIPVELNSRLIRYEDKPAILTIARDISKRKAAEKTIREREKHLQELNAEKDKFFSIIAHDLRSPFNAFLGYLQFLEERFSKFSKDQILEKITILRQSANNLFSLLENLLEWSHLQRGITEFQPEKIQLGEVVDESVASAREQAAQKDIELSAHIPETVQVKADRRMLSAILRNLTSNAIKFTPGGGRVSIGADPSEGGRVKIYVQDTGIGMNEDMKNNLFRLDAKVNRPGTEGEASTGLGLLLCKEFIEKHGGTIQAESRENEGTTFIFSLPAG; translated from the coding sequence ATGCGGGTTTCATCTTTTAAATTAACATTTCTGGCGTATAACAAAAAGCCGATCAATTCAGGTTTCAGCATGAATACCGATCTCTCCCATATCATTTTCAACCGCATCCATACAGCATTTGTGCATTATAAACTTATCTTTGATGAAAATGGTCAGGTCATAGATTTAGAAATAATAGAGGCCAATCCTGCCTATAAAGAACTAACAGGATTGCAACAATCATACATTGAGGGTGAAAGAGCTTCCCGCCTGGCGTGCGGTTTGACAGAAGAAGAGATGAAAGATCTTCTGAATGTATATGAAGATGTTGCATTAAACGGGAAACATAAAACTTTTGAATACTATTTTGATTTCCTGGCTGCCTGGTTCAAAATGGAGGTTTTCTCTCCGGGAAAAGACCACATCATCATTTCTTATACCCGGCTTAAAGAAGACAATGGAGCTACCTCCAGGGATGCAACGGATCAATCCTACAGCCACTCCTATTTAAGAACCAAATGGTTAAATGATATATCCAGGAATGTTTTGGCGGGCTGGTCAGCATCCGGGATTATAGACTATACAGTGAAACTCCTCAGCAACTATTTTCCTGAATACCGGATCGCATACAACACGATAAACAAACAAGGGGAGCTAACGGTAGTGGCAACTTCCCAGCCCAAAACAATGCCTGATATTACCGGGCTTACAGCCGATCTTAAGCAGGCTCCAAAATATCTGGAAAAATTAAAATATGATGAGCCTGTTATTATTCACAAAGTGAAAAATAGCGTTCTGGTAGAACCTATAAAGGAGGCTTTGGAGGAAGGCAAAACAAGAGCCATTCTTGATGTTCCGCTGGTACATTCCGATCATTTAACAGGACTTTTATGCTTTGACGCACCTTTCCCCCATAACTGGGCCAGGCATGAGATAGATACACTGAAAGAGATTTCCGATTATCTGACATTGGTTCTTCGAAATGAACAAACCTGGCAGGCTCTTAAGGAAAATGAGCAGTACCAGAGAGCTATGGTGGAAGCCTCACCATTGGCCATCATAAGCCTTTCTCCTGAAGGATACGTGCGTTCATGGAATAAGGCTGCCGGAAGAATTTTTGGCTGGAATGCCGGGGAAGTAATGGGCAGAAAATTGCCGATCGTGCCGGAAGACAAGGAACATGAATTTGCTGATTTGAGAAAGAAGGTTATGCAGGGAAATGCCTTTTCCGGAAAAGAGTTGAAACGAATTACCAAGGACGGCCACCCGATCGATATTAGTGTTTCAACTGCACCGATGTATGATGCGGAGGGGTATATAACAGGCATAATGTCCGTTATCGAAGATATCACGGAACGGAAAAAGGATGAGCATCGCTTGTATCTCCTTAATAACCTATATCATATACTCAATGAGCTCAATCAGAACGTCAGGCATATGCGTGAACCGCAGGAATTGTTTGAAGTTCTATGCAGGAATCTATTGGAGCATGGTGGATATGAAGGAGCCTGGATTGGTATGACAGATCATACCCGGAACCGGTTAAAGGTTGTAGCACGTGAAGGAATATGGGACAGCAAACATTCCCCGGATGATCTGGAGCTCAATCAGTCCGGTGCCGAGAAAAATGCTGCTGTCAGGGCCATATTGTCCGGTAGTTATATAATTTCCAATCAACAGGAATTACACCGGGCAGAGGGAAAATCCGCACAAGAATTGAACGGGAGTGGTTGTCGTTCTGCCGTATCATTTCCCATATCCGTTTCAGGAAAGCGACGTGGAGTGCTGAATATTTCCTCCTCCCGGAATGATTTTTATGATGAAGAGATAAAATTGCTTGCCGAATTGGCCATTGATCTCTCATACATACTTGAGTCCATTGAGCGGGAAGAAGCGCTTCGAAAGTCCGAGGCAAAGTTTAAAACCCTGTTTGCTTCTGCGGCTGATGCCATCTTCATTCATGATCTGAACGGCCGGTTTCTGGAAGTAAATCAGGCTGCCTGTGATCGGCTTGGATATACACGGGAGGAACTTCTCAGGCTGAGGCCGGGAGATATCGATGATCCCGAATATGCCGCTAAATTCCCCGAAAGAATGGAAAAACTAAAGCAAAACGGGCATTTGTTTGTAGAATCTGTGCATTTAACACGAAACGGAGCCTCCATACCGGTAGAGTTAAACAGCCGGCTGATAAGATATGAGGACAAGCCTGCCATCCTTACCATTGCCCGGGATATTAGCAAAAGAAAAGCAGCCGAAAAAACCATACGGGAAAGAGAGAAACATTTACAGGAATTGAATGCGGAAAAAGACAAATTCTTTTCCATCATTGCCCATGATCTGAGATCTCCGTTCAATGCTTTTCTTGGATATCTGCAGTTTTTGGAGGAGCGTTTTTCCAAATTCAGTAAGGATCAAATACTGGAAAAGATCACTATATTAAGACAATCTGCGAATAATCTTTTTTCCCTGCTGGAAAATCTTTTGGAATGGTCGCATTTACAAAGGGGCATCACCGAATTTCAGCCTGAAAAAATACAACTCGGTGAGGTGGTGGATGAAAGCGTTGCCTCTGCACGGGAACAGGCTGCTCAAAAAGATATTGAGTTGTCTGCCCATATCCCTGAAACGGTACAGGTGAAAGCCGACAGAAGGATGTTATCGGCTATACTGCGGAATCTAACCTCCAATGCCATTAAATTTACTCCCGGGGGAGGACGTGTATCAATAGGCGCTGATCCATCCGAAGGCGGCAGGGTGAAAATATATGTACAAGATACGGGTATAGGAATGAATGAGGATATGAAAAACAACCTCTTCCGTCTCGATGCAAAAGTGAACCGCCCCGGCACGGAAGGGGAAGCGAGCACAGGCCTGGGATTGCTTCTTTGCAAGGAATTTATAGAAAAACATGGAGGCACGATTCAGGCGGAAAGCAGGGAAAATGAAGGAACTACTTTTATATTCAGCCTTCCCGCCGGTTGA